The Anaerolineales bacterium genome contains the following window.
GACCTGGATGGCATTCACCCCCGCCACCAAGACCCCGCCGAGGGTCTTCACCGCCGGGGCCTCCCCGATCAGCTCGATCGGGACTTCAGCCCGGATCGTCTGATCCATGGCCACCTTCAGTAAGTCGACATGCCGAATGATTCGCCGGATCGGGTCGCGCTGGATCTCGCGAACCAGCGACGGGTGCGTCTCCCCCTCCAGCACCACGTCCACCAGCGTCGCCCGGGTGGTGCGCCCCAGCACTTTGCTGGCTTGGCGGGCATCCAGCTCAATCGGTGTGGCCTCGATGCCGGCACCATAGATCACACCCGGCAGCTTGCCCTCCCGGCGTAAGGCACGGACCTGCTTGCCTGTAGTCTTGCGTCTTGCAGCTTCCAGCGTCAAACCTGCCATCTCGAATCTCCCCGAGCGCCTCTCACCCCCGGACGGGGTTACCCTCGCTCCAAATGCTCACCGGACTCAGCGGTGGCGATCATCTTCTGCAGCGGCCCTTGAACTGCCCCCCTACCAGCAACACCAGCCCGATCATCAGACCGCCGCCGATGCCGGCCAGCAATGCGCCCCGCGTGTCAAGCACCGTGCTCACGTCCCCATGGACTTCGCGCGCAAGCAGCACGCCGGTGCTGGT
Protein-coding sequences here:
- a CDS encoding 50S ribosomal protein L25, whose protein sequence is MAGLTLEAARRKTTGKQVRALRREGKLPGVIYGAGIEATPIELDARQASKVLGRTTRATLVDVVLEGETHPSLVREIQRDPIRRIIRHVDLLKVAMDQTIRAEVPIELIGEAPAVKTLGGVLVAGVNAIQVEALPANLPDRVVVDLKVLVNIDDAITVGSLSLGAGVEVLTDSDSLVARVIYQAEEIIEAPVVAAVVAEPEVISKPTKEEDEDEKES